Proteins from one Vicinamibacterales bacterium genomic window:
- a CDS encoding TonB-dependent receptor, with protein MAARVLRIAWVVVICVTGASRAAAAQNTPSPQPPSPSQPQPQTPPAPPPLAIDVEVVGTMPLPGLNLRIEQIPAPVQTATAADIDNSGALDLSDFLNRQFTGVFVNETQNNPFQPDLNYRGYTASPLLGTPQGLSVYMDGVRMNQPFGDVVSWDLIPRMAIGSTTLMPGSNPLFGLNTLGGALSIQTKDGLTSPGTTVRGIYGSHVRRSVEFEHGGSRASGLNWYLAGNLFAEDGWRDDSPSNVGQLFGKLGWHQAKANTSLSIGYADNSLTGNGLQEQRFLDRDFASVYTKPDNTDNRAVLVNLTTRREVKPTLSLSGHVYYRQIRTSTLNGDINDDSLDQSLYQPNALEQRALAAAGYTGFPTSGESASNTPFPYWRCIANVLLQDEPGEKCNGLINRSETSQHDFGLSAQGTFRNWLGAGNAVTVGGGYNGGRSSFSQSTELGYLNPDRSITGLNAYADGVTGGNVAGVPYDNAVDLDGHTDTASVYASDVLAIGTGWNVTLSGRFNRTSLSNLDRRNPGGGPGSLDGAQAYSRFNPAAGVTYSPSRRLNLYAGYSESSRAPTSIELGCADPEQPCRLPNALAGDPPLDQVVARTIEAGVRGGRGTLAWHGSVFHADNSDDILFVASEQTGFGYFKNFGNTRRQGIELGVNARKGRVSAGAGYTWLDATFQSAETVEGTGNSTNDAAAAGGRGLAGTIDILPGNRIPLVPRNMFKASGDLLLSTRLSVDVDLIATSGAVARGNENGAHQPDGLYYLGPGTTPAYAVVNLGARYDIGRRLQLVAQINNLFDTRYYTAAQLQATGFTSTGNFVARPFGSVGGEFPVQQATFYAPGAPIAYWVGTRVRF; from the coding sequence GTGGCTGCGCGTGTCCTCCGGATCGCGTGGGTCGTTGTGATCTGCGTGACCGGGGCCAGCCGCGCGGCGGCCGCGCAGAACACGCCGTCGCCACAGCCGCCATCACCCTCGCAGCCGCAGCCGCAGACTCCGCCGGCGCCCCCGCCCCTGGCGATCGACGTCGAGGTCGTCGGCACGATGCCGCTGCCAGGGCTGAATCTCCGGATCGAGCAGATACCGGCGCCGGTCCAGACGGCGACGGCCGCCGACATCGACAACAGCGGCGCACTCGATCTCTCCGACTTCCTCAACCGGCAGTTCACCGGCGTCTTCGTCAACGAGACCCAGAACAACCCGTTCCAGCCCGACCTGAACTATCGCGGCTACACCGCGTCGCCGCTGCTCGGCACGCCGCAGGGCCTTTCGGTCTACATGGACGGGGTCCGCATGAACCAGCCGTTCGGCGACGTCGTCAGCTGGGATCTGATCCCGCGCATGGCGATCGGATCGACGACGCTGATGCCCGGTTCGAATCCGCTGTTCGGGCTGAACACGCTCGGCGGCGCGCTGTCGATCCAGACGAAGGACGGCCTGACCAGTCCGGGAACGACGGTGCGAGGCATCTATGGCAGCCACGTGCGCCGCTCCGTCGAATTCGAGCACGGCGGCAGCCGCGCGAGCGGCCTCAACTGGTATCTCGCCGGCAACCTGTTCGCCGAAGACGGATGGCGCGACGACTCGCCGTCGAACGTCGGGCAGCTGTTCGGCAAGCTCGGATGGCACCAGGCCAAGGCCAACACATCACTCTCGATCGGCTACGCCGACAATTCGCTGACCGGAAACGGCCTGCAGGAGCAGCGGTTCCTCGACCGGGACTTCGCGAGCGTCTACACGAAGCCGGACAACACGGACAACCGCGCCGTGCTCGTCAATCTCACGACGCGCCGCGAAGTGAAACCGACGCTGAGCCTGAGCGGCCACGTCTACTACCGGCAGATCCGGACGAGCACGCTCAACGGCGACATCAACGACGATTCGCTCGATCAATCGCTCTATCAGCCGAACGCCCTCGAGCAGCGCGCGCTGGCGGCGGCGGGCTACACCGGCTTTCCGACCAGCGGCGAGAGTGCCTCCAACACGCCGTTTCCGTACTGGCGATGCATCGCCAACGTGCTCCTGCAGGACGAACCAGGCGAGAAGTGCAACGGCCTGATCAACCGCAGCGAGACGTCGCAGCACGACTTCGGCCTCTCGGCGCAGGGCACATTCCGTAACTGGCTTGGCGCAGGCAACGCGGTCACGGTCGGCGGCGGCTACAACGGCGGCCGTTCGTCCTTCAGCCAGTCGACCGAGCTCGGCTACCTGAACCCCGACCGCAGCATCACCGGCCTCAACGCCTACGCCGACGGCGTCACCGGCGGCAACGTCGCCGGCGTGCCGTACGACAATGCGGTCGATCTCGACGGGCACACGGACACGGCGAGCGTGTACGCGTCGGACGTGCTCGCCATCGGCACCGGCTGGAACGTCACGCTGTCGGGGCGCTTCAACCGAACGAGCCTCAGCAACCTCGATCGACGCAACCCGGGCGGCGGTCCCGGATCGCTCGACGGCGCGCAGGCGTACAGCCGGTTCAATCCGGCTGCGGGTGTCACCTACAGCCCGTCGCGGCGGCTGAATCTCTACGCCGGCTACAGCGAGAGCAGTCGTGCGCCCACGTCGATCGAGCTCGGCTGCGCTGATCCGGAGCAGCCCTGCAGGCTGCCCAACGCGTTGGCCGGCGACCCGCCGCTCGACCAGGTCGTGGCGCGAACGATCGAGGCCGGCGTGCGCGGCGGCCGCGGCACGCTGGCCTGGCACGGGAGCGTCTTCCACGCCGACAACTCGGACGACATCCTGTTCGTCGCGTCCGAGCAGACCGGGTTCGGGTATTTCAAGAATTTCGGCAACACACGCCGGCAGGGGATCGAGCTCGGCGTGAACGCGCGCAAGGGGCGCGTCAGCGCCGGGGCCGGCTACACCTGGCTGGACGCGACGTTTCAGAGCGCAGAGACGGTCGAAGGCACCGGCAACAGCACCAACGACGCAGCCGCCGCCGGCGGCCGTGGTCTGGCAGGCACGATCGATATCCTGCCCGGCAATCGCATTCCCCTCGTACCGCGGAACATGTTCAAGGCCTCCGGCGATCTGCTCCTCTCGACGCGGCTCTCCGTCGACGTCGACTTGATCGCCACTTCCGGTGCCGTCGCGCGCGGCAACGAGAACGGCGCGCATCAGCCCGACGGCCTCTACTATCTCGGGCCCGGCACGACGCCGGCCTACGCCGTCGTCAACCTCGGCGCCCGATACGACATCGGCAGACGGCTGCAGCTCGTCGCGCAGATCAACAACCTGTTCGACACGCGCTACTACACGGCCGCTCAACTGCAGGCGACGGGCTTCACCAGTACAGGGAACTTCGTCGCACGGCCGTTCGGGTCGGTGGGGGGAGAATTCCCGGTGCAGCAGGCGACGTTCTACGCGCCGGGCGCGCCGATTGCCTACTGGGTCGGCACCCGCGTGCGGTTCTGA
- a CDS encoding GspE/PulE family protein, with amino-acid sequence MSISSEIRLGELLVRRGLVTNGDIARALELQRDQQSPNTLGQLLIAQKVLTQGQLDGVLDGAGKRQRLGDVLIQQGAITRHQLEQALASQKRSHGSLGQVLIRLGHLDETKLRQALAQQLDIPYIDLDRISLDRSLSRIVNANYARRHNLVPIAVAGQMLTVCMDDPTHRAVVEELARATERIISVVTASHEAVRRALIRLYDERQAEPAGTLEVIAEDAPAPPTSKYAGQPSHAQADVIVRQLIAAAIARRASDVHIETLSDRVQVRMRVDGVLSYLEPGELLEVCNRSAREILSRLKILAKLNIAERRRPQDGSFRVKVERKGKHEGVDLRVSVVPTHYGESLVIRILDAQNAPASLEQLHFPAPIQEKLQQLLRRPSGILLVTGPTGSGKSTTLYASLMTLCRPGIRILTAEDPIEYIFENVSQAEVNEQIGNTFATYLRAFLRHDPEVIMVGEIRDQETAEMAFRAAQTGHLLLSTLHTNTAAGAIARLMDMQIDPNTVASSLIGVVGQRLVRRICDRCRAEYDPSRQLLREFFPERPAGLRFHRGQGCTNCRQTGYRGRQTIVELWVPSDEDIILINKSAPIEEIRASARRNTLSMADSAWDLLRDGRTSLEELVRMLPYDAIADFRQRQPWRQDEPIALAV; translated from the coding sequence ATGTCCATATCCAGCGAAATCCGCCTCGGGGAACTGCTCGTGCGCCGGGGGCTCGTGACCAACGGCGACATTGCCCGCGCGCTCGAGCTGCAGCGAGACCAACAGAGTCCGAACACGCTCGGCCAGCTCCTCATCGCGCAGAAGGTGCTCACGCAGGGCCAGCTCGACGGCGTGCTGGACGGCGCCGGCAAGCGCCAGCGTCTCGGCGACGTGCTGATTCAGCAGGGGGCGATCACCCGTCATCAGCTCGAACAGGCGCTGGCGTCGCAGAAGCGGTCGCACGGCAGTCTCGGGCAGGTCCTGATCCGTCTCGGTCATCTCGACGAGACGAAGCTCCGGCAGGCGCTCGCGCAGCAGCTGGACATCCCGTACATCGACCTCGATCGCATCAGCCTCGATCGCAGCCTTTCCCGCATCGTCAACGCCAACTACGCCCGGCGCCACAACCTGGTGCCGATCGCGGTGGCGGGACAAATGCTGACGGTTTGCATGGACGATCCGACCCATCGCGCCGTGGTCGAGGAGCTGGCGCGCGCCACCGAACGGATCATCAGCGTCGTCACGGCGTCGCATGAGGCCGTCCGCCGCGCGCTGATCCGGCTCTACGACGAGCGGCAGGCGGAGCCGGCCGGTACGCTCGAGGTGATTGCAGAAGACGCGCCGGCGCCGCCGACCAGCAAGTACGCGGGACAGCCGTCGCACGCGCAGGCCGACGTGATCGTGCGCCAGTTGATCGCGGCCGCGATCGCCCGCCGTGCCAGCGACGTTCACATCGAGACGCTGTCGGACCGCGTGCAGGTGCGGATGCGCGTCGACGGCGTCCTCTCCTATCTCGAGCCCGGCGAGCTGCTGGAGGTGTGTAATCGCAGCGCGCGCGAGATCCTCTCGCGCCTGAAGATCCTGGCGAAGCTGAACATCGCCGAGCGGCGGCGTCCGCAGGACGGCAGCTTTCGCGTCAAGGTCGAACGCAAGGGCAAGCACGAGGGGGTCGACCTGCGCGTCTCGGTCGTCCCGACCCACTACGGCGAGAGCCTGGTGATCCGCATCCTCGACGCCCAGAATGCGCCGGCCTCGCTCGAGCAGCTGCACTTTCCAGCCCCCATCCAGGAGAAGCTGCAGCAGCTGCTGCGCCGCCCGAGCGGCATCCTGCTGGTGACCGGGCCGACCGGGTCGGGCAAGAGCACGACCCTTTACGCGTCGTTGATGACGCTGTGCCGTCCCGGCATCCGGATCCTGACGGCGGAGGATCCGATCGAGTACATCTTCGAGAACGTCAGCCAGGCCGAGGTCAACGAGCAGATCGGCAACACCTTCGCGACCTATCTGCGGGCGTTCCTCCGCCACGACCCGGAAGTGATCATGGTCGGCGAGATTCGCGACCAGGAAACCGCGGAAATGGCGTTCCGCGCGGCACAGACCGGGCATCTGCTGCTCTCGACGCTGCACACCAACACCGCGGCCGGGGCGATCGCGCGGCTGATGGACATGCAGATTGATCCCAATACCGTCGCCTCGTCGCTGATCGGGGTCGTCGGCCAGCGCCTCGTGCGCCGGATCTGCGATCGGTGCCGCGCCGAGTACGACCCGTCGCGGCAACTGCTGCGCGAGTTCTTCCCGGAGCGTCCGGCCGGGCTGCGCTTCCATCGAGGACAGGGCTGCACCAACTGCCGCCAGACCGGCTACCGCGGCCGGCAGACGATCGTGGAGCTCTGGGTGCCGAGCGACGAGGACATCATCCTCATCAACAAGTCCGCGCCGATCGAGGAGATCCGCGCCAGCGCCCGCCGCAACACGCTCTCGATGGCCGACAGCGCCTGGGACCTCCTGCGCGACGGACGGACCAGCCTCGAGGAGCTGGTCCGGATGCTGCCATACGACGCCATCGCCGATTTTCGCCAACGCCAGCCCTGGCGTCAGGACGAGCCGATCGCACTGGCGGTCTAG
- a CDS encoding DUF2934 domain-containing protein produces MHTNESEHTTDTIHTTTRMKTRGVSTKLPNAFPGDEQIRQRAYQFFLERHGAPGDPLADWLRAERELIEVVQGPAARKPVRSRTATRKRS; encoded by the coding sequence ATGCACACGAACGAATCGGAACACACGACCGACACCATCCACACCACGACGCGAATGAAGACGCGCGGCGTCTCGACAAAGCTGCCGAACGCCTTTCCAGGCGACGAGCAAATCCGCCAGCGCGCCTATCAGTTCTTCCTCGAGCGGCACGGCGCTCCCGGTGACCCGCTCGCCGACTGGCTGCGCGCCGAACGTGAACTGATCGAGGTCGTGCAGGGCCCGGCGGCCCGCAAGCCCGTCCGTTCACGGACCGCGACGCGCAAGCGCAGCTGA